GGACCGTTTCGGTTCCGCCCGATCTGGCCGAGTTACTGCGCGCCCAGTTGGAGGGCGTCGCCGACGAGGTGGAGGAGGAGGTCCGACGGCAGGTGCCCGAGTACGCGCGGCCGGCCGACGGGACCTACGGCCGCAATCTCCGGGCCGGAGTGGTGCAGGCGCTCACGTTGTTCGTCGACCACATCGCCGACCCGCGCGGCCACGGAGCCGCCATCGCCGCGACGTACTACGAACTCGGGCGCGGCGAGGCACTCGAGGGCCGCAGTCTGGACGCGTTGCAGTCCGCGTTACGGGTGGGCGGGCTGCACGCCTGGCGGCTGATGAGCCGTACGGCGGAGGAACTCGGGCTGGACTCGACGGTCGTCGCCGCACTCGGCGAACTGGCGTTCCGGACCGTGCACGAGGTCGCGGAGGCAGCAGCCGCGGGCTACGCGGAGGCACGGTCACACAACACGGACGAGCTGGAACGGCGCCGCCGACGCCTGCTCGATCTGCTGCTGGGCGACGGACCGGTGTCCCCGGAGGCGGTGCAGGACCTGGCGCACGGAGCACGCTGGCGGGTGCCGTCACGGGTCGCCGTCGTCACGCTGGCGGCCACCGCGGACCCGCATGCTGCGGACGGGCCACCGGCGATGCCCGGGGCGCTGATGGACATGGGGTCACGGCCGCCGCGCGTGCTGGTGCCGGACCCGGAGGGCTCCGGGCGGTTCGGCGGCCGGTCGTTCCTGCTGGGCCTCCAGGGCCGCCCGGCGGCGATCGGCCCGACGGTCCCCGTCACCGAGGCCGCGCAGTCGCTGCGCTGGGCCACGCGGGCGCTGGGGCTGATGGGGCGCGGGATCCTGCCCCGGCAGGGCGTGGTGCGGTGCGACGACCACCTGTCGGCCCTGTTGCTGTACAGCGACGAGCCGCTGCTCGCCCACCTGCGGACGCGGGCCCTCAGGCCCCTCGACGCCGCTTCCGAGGGACAGCGCGCCCGGCTGGCCGAGACGCTGCTGGCCTGGCTGCTCAGCGGCAGCAACGTGCCCGATGTCGCCGCCCGGCTCCACATCCATCCGCAGACGGTCCGCTACCGCCTGCGCCAGCTGGAGAAGCTCTTCGGCGACGCCCTGCACGACCCCGGCGCCCGCCTGGATCTGATCCTGGCCCTGCGCTCCGCGAACTACTCCTGATGGCCGAACCACCCCTGATGGCCACCGGCACCACCCGGGCCCGGGCCCACTCACCACGGAACAAAAACAAGCGGAATTTCTGAATTCCCGTCCATAACACCCGGCCAGGAAACGCGAATACCTTCGGGACTGTCCTTTTCATCAGGCGCTTCACGCGCCCCACCCGCAAAGGATCCCCATGCGTATCCGCTTGTGTCTCGCCGCGCTCTCCCTCGTCGGCGGGGCGGGACTCGTCACTCTCTCGACACCCACCGCAACCGCCGCCACCTGCTCGGACATTGACGTCGTGGCCGCTCGCGGCACCTTCGAACCGGGCACGCTCGGCCTGATCGTCGGCGACCCGGTGTTCTCCGCACTCCAGAAGAAACTGACAGGCAAAAGCCTGTCCAGCTACGCGGTGAACTATCCCGCAGACCTTTCCCTGACATCGGCCGCGCAGGGAAACGCGGATCTGGTGAACCACGTCAAGGCGCAGGCGACGGCCTGCCCGAATCAGCGTTTCATTCTCGTCGGATATTCGCAGGGCGCGAATGTCGTCGACAATTCCATCGGCATCAGCAGTGCCGGCGCGGTGGTCGGCAGCCCCATCGTCGCGACCCTCCCCACGGCGGTCGAGCCGAAGGTCGCCGCGGTCCTGCTGTTCGGCAACCCGATCCGGGCCCTCGGCAAGAGCGTCACCGGCACCTACCAGAGCCGCACCATCGACTTCTGCGCCACCGGTGACCCCATCTGCGAGAACGGCGGCGACGACGTACTGGCGCATCTCGGCTACACCTCCGACGCCACCGCGGCGGCCACGTTCGCCGCCGGCAAGGTCTGACCGCACCGGCACACCAGCACACGGCAGGGCCCGGGAGGAGATCCTCCCGGGCCCTTCGGACGTGTGACGCGACGGCTATCGGGGAGTGCGGGCGAACGACGAGAGAGCTCCGGACACGGGTTCGGGCAGCCCGTTGTTCTGTTCCGGCGCCGCGGTCAGCACGTCGAGGTGCTGGTAGCCCGCGGCGACGACGGGGTGCAGGTCGGCCGGGATGCGGCCCGCGAGCAGTCCGTCGCCCGCGAGCACCGTGAGCGTCGGATTGGCCGTCAGCCCTGTGGGATGTACGACGAGTTTCCTCACCTGCGGTGAAGTGGCCAGCTGGATGTCGGTCACCAGTTTGGTCGGGAAGTACTGCTCGGTGAAGTCGAGCGGCTGCTCCGCCAGGCTGCGGGCCAGCTCCTGGAGATCGGTGACCTCCTTGCCCGCGTCGGTGAACGGCGTACCGTCGGCCGACCGGTACCCGGGGTCGTCGGCGTCGCCGACCCGGTCGTAGTCACGCCAGGTGTACAGCGGCCCGTGGGGCTGCGCGGGGATGGCCTTGTACCCGACGCCGAACAACCGCGTCGGCTGCGTGCCGCCGTTGGCCGCGGGGAAGCTCTTGTCCGTGACCGGCCCGCCGTCGAAGAAGCCCACACTGCTCTGGAGGAACGCCAGCGGTACGGAGTTGTCGTCCATCAGTGCCCCGAGCACCGTGGCGTTGGTGAGCCGGAAGTCCTTCACCCCGGGTGAGCCGGTGAGGAAGGTGGCGGCGTCCTTCGAGAACAGGAAGCGGTTGGTGGCCTCGATGTTGATGCCGGAGGGCAGATAGGCCGGCAGGTCCGCCTCACCGTCCGCGTCGCGCACGGCGCCCAGGCCGGCGATGGCGAGCAGGGTCATGGTCTCCGGGTTGAGCAGCACCGGCGCGGACAGCGAGCGGGGCAGCACCCCGGTGTCGAGCCCCGCCTGCACCGCCGCATAGCCGAGCCCGATGTCCGGCAGGTCGGTGTCGTCGGGCAGGCTGCCGCTCAGGTCGGCCAGCGAGGTGGAGATCGTCGTGTCGAGGGCGAAGTAGCCGGCGCACTGGTTCTGTCCCGCGTCCGCCAGGGTGGTGGGGTCGCCGTCGAAGTCGGCCGCCGCGAAGTACCCGGTGACGACCCCGCCCAGCGAGTGTCCGCCGCACAGCACCTTGTTCCTGCGCAGGCCCTGGTCGGGCAGTTCGTGAACCAGCAGGTCGTATTCGTCCCGTACGGTCTGTTCGATGCCGAGCTTCGCCATCCACCCGAGCCGGTTGTCGCCGACGAAGCCCCCGAAGACCCGGCCGTCGACCTGCTTGGCCCGGTAGTAGTAGTCGACGGCGGTGTGCTGGTCGCCGGAAGCGATGCCGGTGCGGTCCTCCAGGCAGTTGGAGCGCCGGTCCAGGGCCCAGAACTCGATGTGCCGCCCCTGCGCGGCGGCCTTCGCGACCGTGCCGCGGGCCACACTGTCGAAGGCTCCGGCGCCCTCCAGGATGCCCGGCTGGGCCACGAGGATCCGGTCGGCGTCGGCCGACGCCGCCGGTCCGTCGGCGGAGCGATAGCGCAGATACGACAGCTGGTCGCAGGCCGCCGGCCGGTCCCCGAAGGACCGCGGCAACGGCAGCTTCACCCGTACCACCGACTCGGTCACGCCGTCGGCCGGGTGCGTCGACGTCACGGGCGTCTCGGTCCGTGCGCCGTCTCCCTGAGCGTCCGGGGCGGCCGCGGTGAGCGCCCCCGTGGTCAGCAGCACCGCCAGCGCCGCGCCGCGCCACGTCCTTCCTCTGCTACGACTCGTGTTCATAGCCGGACCGTAGGGCCGTGGAAGGCGGGGGCTCGGGAAGTGCTCACAAGAACGCAGCGCTCGACGGCGCGCTTGTCACCGGTCCGCAGAGAACGGGTCCGCGGTGTCGCGGCGCGGTCAGTCGTCCGTGACGGTCACGGTGACGGGAGTGCCGATCTCGATGGTGCGGCTGACGGTGCACAGCCGGTCGTGGGAGACCGCGACCGCCCGGGGCAGGATCGTGCGGGCCCGGTCGCCGGACGCGCCGTCCGGGAAGGTGACGGAGAAGGTGACCGCGAGGTCGGTCATCCGGTTGCCGAAGTCGTCGCTGATCTTGTCGCCGGTCACGGTGACGGTGAACTCGGCGGGCTCGGCGTGCCGGCCGGTGGCGACGTCGACGTCGGCGGCGGTGCAGCCGCCGATCGCCGCGAGCAGGAGTTCGACCGGGGTGAAGTCGGTGCCGCCGTCGGAATCGGAGCCGGTACCGAAGCCGATCGTGCCACCGCGGACGTTCGTCGCGGTGAACCGGCCGGCGCCGGTCCGCTCGATGGTGACGAGGCGCTGGGAGTCTTCGCTCATGCCGACGACACTAGTGCCGCGCCACCGGCACGCCACGCGGGCAGAACCCCGCCACGGCACCGGCTCGGCCCCGCCGGGCAGCCCAGGGGCCAAGGCACGTCCGAGGGATCGGCGTCCCGGCGGCCCGGCCGGGCTAGGCGCCCCGGCGCACCCGGGCGGCCGCGCGTGCCTCGGCGGCCTGGCGGGCCTCGGTGGCCTTGCGGGACTCGCCACCGCGGCCGGGCCGCCCCGGGCGGGTGCCCATACCGCGGAAGGGAGCACCGCCGCGCTGCGCACGCTCCGCGACGACCGGCCCGCTGCCGCCGACGGGGACGCCGGAGGGAGCCTGGGCGCCGGTGATACGGCTCAGCTCGGCCTCGCCGGAGCGGACCTGTGTGATCTGCGCCCTGATGCCCGCGTCGGACAGCAGCCGGGCCATGTCCCGGCGCTGGCTGTGCGTGACCAGGGTGACGACACTTCCGGACTCGCCGGCGCGTGCCGTACGGCCGCCGCGGTGCAGGTAGTCCTTGTGGTCGGCGGGCGGGTCGACGTTGACCACGAGGTCGAGGTTGTCGACGTGGATGCCGCGGGCCGCAACGTTGGTCGCGACCAGCACCGTGACACGGCCGTCCTTGAACTGGGCCAGGGTGTGGTTGCGCTGGGGCTGCGACTTGCCGCCGTGCAGCGCGGCGGCCCTGACGCCACTGCCCAGCAGGTGCCGGGTGAACTGGTCGACGGCGTGCTTGGTGTCCAGGAACATGAGCACGCGCCCTTCGCGGGCGGCGATCTCGGTGGCGGCGGCGTACTTGTCCGCGCCGTGCACCTGGAGGACGTGATGCTCCATCGTGGTGACCGCGCCCGCCGACGGGTCGACCGAGTGGACCACCGGGTCATGGAGGTAGCGACGGACCAGGAGGTCGATGTTGCTGTCGAGCGTGGCCGAGAACAGCATGCGCTGGCCGTCGGGGCGTACCTGGTCCAGCAGCTCGGTGACCTGCGGCAGGAAGCCCATGTCGGCCATCTGGTCGGCCTCGTCGAGGACGGTGATGTCCACCCGGTCCAGGCGGCAGTCCTTGCGCTCGACGAGATCCGTGAGGCGGCCCGGAGTCGCTACGACCACCTCGGCCCCGGCCCGTAGCGCGCCGGCCTGCCTGCCGATCGACATGCCGCCGACCACGGTGGCCAGCCGCAGCTTCAGCAGCCGGGCGTACGGGGTGAGCACGTCGCTGACCTGCTGGGCCAGCTCGCGCGTGGGGACGAGGACCAGGGCCAGCGGCTTCCGCGGCTCGGCGCGTCGGCCGGCCGTGCGCACCAGGAGCGCCAGGCCGAAGGCGAGCGTCTTGCCCGACCCGGTGCGACCGCGGCCCAGGACATCGCGGCCCGCGAGCGAGTTCGGCAGCGTGGCGGCCTGGATCGGGAACGGCTCGTTCAGGCCGTGCCCGGCGAGCATCTCCAGCAACTCGGCGGGCATGTCCAGTTCACCGAAGGTCGCGGCGGCGGGGAGGGCGGGGGTGACGGTGACCGGGAGCGCGAACTCGGAACGGTCATTCGTGCGAGCTGAACGGTTCAACGGAGAACCTTCCTCGACGGGGCACGCATCGAGGAATTCCCGGCAGGAGTGAGAATGAGCCGGACGAATTGCAAGCACGAGCCGAAAATGAGACTGAAAGAATTCCATCAGAATCTTCGGAATCCTTGAAAAGCAGCAAGCTGGGGCCCGCACCACATGGTGCGGGCCCCAGCTGCCTCATACGCTTTCGCGTCAGGCGGGCGTGATGTTCTCCGCCTGCGGGCCCTTCTGGCCCTGCGTGACGTCGAAGTTCACCTTCTGGCCTTCCTGAAGCTCACGGAAGCCCTGGGTGGCGATGTTCGAGTAGTGAGCGAAAACGTCGGGGCCGCCGCCGTCCTGCTCGATGAAACCGAATCCCTTTTCCGAGTTGAACCACTTGACGGTGCCAGTAGCCATGTCACATCTCCTTCGGGGCAGTGCCCAGAGGTCCACACCGTGTGGACCCATGCGTTGCCACAATGAACCCCGTCCGGATAAGCACCGGAGATACAAAAATGCCCGGCGACAGACAGTCGCCGAGGCACTTGAAGTTTCGGGAACCACAACTGCAACTAGCCTGAAGCCTAGCACGGTACATACAACCGCACTACCTTTCGCCCACGCGGCACCGGATCGGGCGCGCAAGCCTGTACGAAGTCAAATACACGCGAAAGGTTAATTTTCAGATTACACAAGGTGCGCCCCAGGAGAACGCGACCATGGCTCGAGCGTGCGCCACCGGCCCTGGCGGGGGCGGCGCGCCGGGGCGGAGCCGGGCCTCCCCGGCACGGCGCCGAGCTGCCGGCGGAGGGAAATCTCGTCGACAGCGCGCCCCGCGCCCGGCAGAGTGGCCGCTTGTGACGAGCAGCGAACTGTGGACCCGCGCGACCGCCGACCGCTACGACGCCGAGGAGGGCGAGATGTCCTCGGCCGCCGTCCTCGGACCGACTCTTGACTTCCTCGCCGGACTCGTCGGCGACGGCCGGGCACTGGAATTCGCCATCGGAACCGGACGCGTGGGTGTCCCGCTCCGGGAGCGCGGCGTGCCCGTGGTGGGCGTCGAACTGTCCGAGCACATGGCGGCGGTCCTGCGACGCAAGATCGACGAGGACACTCTGCCGGTCGTCCTCGGGGACATGGCCACGACCGTCGTGCCCGGCGAGTTCACCCTGGTGTATCTCGTCTACAACACCATCACGAACCTGCTCACGCAGGACGAACAGGTCGAGTGCTTCCGCAACGCCGCACGACACCTGGCGCCCGGCGGCCGCTTCGTCATCGAGCTGGGGGTGCCGCCGCTGCGGTTCCTGCCGCCCGGGCAGGTCGCGGTGCCCTTCGACGTCTCCGAGCGGCATCTGGGCTTCGACACCTTCGACCTGGTCGAACAGATCCTCGTCTCGCACCACTTCACCCGCGACGCCGACGACGGCAGCTACCGCCGCGGAAACTCCCGGCACCGGTACGCGTGGCCCGCGGAGCTCGACCTGATGGCACGGATCGCGGGACTCGAACCGGAACGGCGCGTCGCGGACTGGAACGGCGCACCGTTCACCCAGGACTCCACGAAGCACATCTCCGTGTGGCGCAAGCCGACCTGACACACCTTCCTCCCGCCGAACCCGCCCCGCCGTGTGCGGCGGGAGTCGACCGGTGATTGGCTGTCCCCGTTTCCGGCAGCCAGTCCATCCACAGGAGGGCCCCGTCATGAGCAGTCCCCACACACTCGAGTACAAGGTCGTCACCTTCCGCGAGTCACTGATCGGCGACGCGCTGGACAGCGACAAGCTGGAGAAGGTGCTCAACAAGCACGCCGAGGACGGCTGGGCCCTCAAGGCGATCACGTCCGCCGACGTCAAGGGCCGTATCGGGCCCGGCGCGGTCGAGGGCCTGCTCCTCACGCTGGAGCGTCCGCGCCGCTGACACCCGCGGTCCTGCCTACGGGTGCCGCTCCGCGGAAGGCCGTGGAGCGGCACCGGCTCCGAGTCCGGACGCCTCCGGCGTTCCCTCGGTGACACCCGTGGCCAATAAGCCCTCAATGGCATCGAAAGTCGCAAAGCTCCCTGTTGTATGGCTTCACGCACAACCGGAGCGAGGGAACATGGCCAACGACACCACTGACGCACGTCCACCTGACGGGTTGAAGGCCAATGCGATCGGCTTCGTCGACGCGCTCGTCATCGGGCTCAACGCCACCTCACCGGCGTACTCACTGGCGGCGGTCATCGGTCCGATCGTGGCGCTCGTGGGCATCTACGCCCCCGGCGTGCTGGTCGCTTCGTTCGTGCCGATGCTCCTGATCGCGTCGGCGTTCTACTACCTCAACAAGGTCGACCAGGACTGCGGCACCACCTTCTCGTGGGTCACCCGGGCCATGGGGCCCTGGGCAGGCTGGCTGGGCGGTTGGGCCATCACCATGACCGGGGTGCTGGTCGTCGGGTCACTGGCGGATGTCGCCGTGAGCTTCGCGCTGCTCGCCTTCGGCCTCGACAGCTGGGTCGACAACGACTTCGTACGCCAGCTGCTCGCGGTGCTGCTGATCCTCGTGATGACCGCCGTGTGCGTCATCGGCACCGAGGTGTCCGCCAAGGTGCAGAACGTGCTCATCCTCGCCCAGGTCGTCTGTCTGCTCGCCTTCGTCGTCGTAGCCCTCTACCGCGTCTACGCGGGCACCAGCACCTTCGATTCCGTCGAACCGTCGATCGGATGGCTCAACCCCTTCGGCGCCGGCGGCGCGACGCTGACCGGGGCCCTGCTGCTGGGCGTGTTCATCTACTGGGGCTGGGAGTCCGCGGTCAATCTCACCGAGGAGGTCGAGGACTCCGCCACCGCGCCCGGCAAGGCGGGCGTCTGGTCGACGGTCATCCTGCTGGTGACCTACGTGTCGGTCGGTTTCGCCGTCGTGGCCTACGCCGGAACGACCTTCCTGGCGGAGAACGCCGACGAGGAGGAGTTCATCTTCGCCCTGCTCGCCGGCAAGGTGATGGACGGCTGGGACTGGGTCGTGCTGCTGGCTGTCTCCACCTCCGCGCTGGCGTCGACGCAGACGACGATCATCCCGGCGTCCCGTACGGCGCTGTCGATGGCACGCCGTCAGGCGCTGCCCGCGCACTTCGCCCACATCCACCCGCGGTTCCGCACGCCCGACGTGAGCACCTGGTGGGTCGCCGGCATCGCCATCGCCTGGTATCTCGTCCTCAACCAGATCAGCACCAACGCGCTCTTCGACTCGCTCACCGCGCTGTCGTTGCTGATCGCGTTCTACTACGCCCTCACCGGTGTGGCCTGCGCCGTCTACTACCGCCGCC
The sequence above is a segment of the Streptomyces asoensis genome. Coding sequences within it:
- a CDS encoding cold-shock protein — translated: MATGTVKWFNSEKGFGFIEQDGGGPDVFAHYSNIATQGFRELQEGQKVNFDVTQGQKGPQAENITPA
- a CDS encoding DEAD/DEAH box helicase: MNRSARTNDRSEFALPVTVTPALPAAATFGELDMPAELLEMLAGHGLNEPFPIQAATLPNSLAGRDVLGRGRTGSGKTLAFGLALLVRTAGRRAEPRKPLALVLVPTRELAQQVSDVLTPYARLLKLRLATVVGGMSIGRQAGALRAGAEVVVATPGRLTDLVERKDCRLDRVDITVLDEADQMADMGFLPQVTELLDQVRPDGQRMLFSATLDSNIDLLVRRYLHDPVVHSVDPSAGAVTTMEHHVLQVHGADKYAAATEIAAREGRVLMFLDTKHAVDQFTRHLLGSGVRAAALHGGKSQPQRNHTLAQFKDGRVTVLVATNVAARGIHVDNLDLVVNVDPPADHKDYLHRGGRTARAGESGSVVTLVTHSQRRDMARLLSDAGIRAQITQVRSGEAELSRITGAQAPSGVPVGGSGPVVAERAQRGGAPFRGMGTRPGRPGRGGESRKATEARQAAEARAAARVRRGA
- a CDS encoding DUF4177 domain-containing protein, with the translated sequence MSSPHTLEYKVVTFRESLIGDALDSDKLEKVLNKHAEDGWALKAITSADVKGRIGPGAVEGLLLTLERPRR
- a CDS encoding PucR family transcriptional regulator, yielding MAVPTPRGVPTDPGTVSVPPDLAELLRAQLEGVADEVEEEVRRQVPEYARPADGTYGRNLRAGVVQALTLFVDHIADPRGHGAAIAATYYELGRGEALEGRSLDALQSALRVGGLHAWRLMSRTAEELGLDSTVVAALGELAFRTVHEVAEAAAAGYAEARSHNTDELERRRRRLLDLLLGDGPVSPEAVQDLAHGARWRVPSRVAVVTLAATADPHAADGPPAMPGALMDMGSRPPRVLVPDPEGSGRFGGRSFLLGLQGRPAAIGPTVPVTEAAQSLRWATRALGLMGRGILPRQGVVRCDDHLSALLLYSDEPLLAHLRTRALRPLDAASEGQRARLAETLLAWLLSGSNVPDVAARLHIHPQTVRYRLRQLEKLFGDALHDPGARLDLILALRSANYS
- a CDS encoding cutinase family protein, translated to MRIRLCLAALSLVGGAGLVTLSTPTATAATCSDIDVVAARGTFEPGTLGLIVGDPVFSALQKKLTGKSLSSYAVNYPADLSLTSAAQGNADLVNHVKAQATACPNQRFILVGYSQGANVVDNSIGISSAGAVVGSPIVATLPTAVEPKVAAVLLFGNPIRALGKSVTGTYQSRTIDFCATGDPICENGGDDVLAHLGYTSDATAAATFAAGKV
- a CDS encoding OsmC family protein, which codes for MSEDSQRLVTIERTGAGRFTATNVRGGTIGFGTGSDSDGGTDFTPVELLLAAIGGCTAADVDVATGRHAEPAEFTVTVTGDKISDDFGNRMTDLAVTFSVTFPDGASGDRARTILPRAVAVSHDRLCTVSRTIEIGTPVTVTVTDD
- a CDS encoding APC family permease, whose product is MANDTTDARPPDGLKANAIGFVDALVIGLNATSPAYSLAAVIGPIVALVGIYAPGVLVASFVPMLLIASAFYYLNKVDQDCGTTFSWVTRAMGPWAGWLGGWAITMTGVLVVGSLADVAVSFALLAFGLDSWVDNDFVRQLLAVLLILVMTAVCVIGTEVSAKVQNVLILAQVVCLLAFVVVALYRVYAGTSTFDSVEPSIGWLNPFGAGGATLTGALLLGVFIYWGWESAVNLTEEVEDSATAPGKAGVWSTVILLVTYVSVGFAVVAYAGTTFLAENADEEEFIFALLAGKVMDGWDWVVLLAVSTSALASTQTTIIPASRTALSMARRQALPAHFAHIHPRFRTPDVSTWWVAGIAIAWYLVLNQISTNALFDSLTALSLLIAFYYALTGVACAVYYRRHLTESVRYFVLIGLGPLVGAGLLAWLLVESVSDMSDPANSYTGASWLGVGPPLVIGIGIAAAGVVLMVLWRLKSPAFWSERAGVADPDLVHGVPGKES
- a CDS encoding class I SAM-dependent DNA methyltransferase, with protein sequence MTSSELWTRATADRYDAEEGEMSSAAVLGPTLDFLAGLVGDGRALEFAIGTGRVGVPLRERGVPVVGVELSEHMAAVLRRKIDEDTLPVVLGDMATTVVPGEFTLVYLVYNTITNLLTQDEQVECFRNAARHLAPGGRFVIELGVPPLRFLPPGQVAVPFDVSERHLGFDTFDLVEQILVSHHFTRDADDGSYRRGNSRHRYAWPAELDLMARIAGLEPERRVADWNGAPFTQDSTKHISVWRKPT